GGCTATAACTAATGAGCAGTCCTCCAAAATGAAAATCACCTATAATGATTTAAGTTTAAGTTTACTCAATAATCAATTGCGTTTAACGAATCTAAGTTTGCTGCATAAGGCTGTGGTAGATAGTGCTAAAATAGGAAGTGTAGTAATTGATGGGTTTCAATATATACACTTTTTAAGAACAGGAAACATTGCGATAGAAAACATAGAAATAACAGGCCTTTCGGCATCCTTCTATACAAAAGATACTACAGGTATACCCGAGAAGAATCCTTCTCCATTAAAAAAGCAAATAACTGTTGAGCATTTTCAATTGTCGGATGCAGATATGAAATTAATAGATATAAGGAATAATAGCATTTTAATTTCCGGAGAACATGTAGATCTTGGATTACAGGACATTAAAATGTCTTCATCTACCATTCATAACCAAATACCTTTTACCTATTCTACTTACATTTTAGAGGCTGATAACCTTAAGACAAGCGTGGGCTTATATGAAAACCTTACCATAGATCATCTTAAAGCAGATGGAGCTATTGCAATAAACGGTTTAGAATTAAAAACTAAATATAGCAAAGCAGCACTTCAAAAACATATTACAAAAGAACGAGATTGGGTTCATTTGAAAGTACCTGAAGCAACGCTTTCTAAACTTGATTTTTTAGTAGAACAAGATTCTTTTTCAGTAGAAATTCCTTCTGTAGTATTAAAAGGTTTAGATCTGGAAATGTATAGGAACAAACTAATGCCTGATGATTATACGTTAAAAGATATGTTTGGTAAAAGCATTAGAAACTTACCTTTTGGTCTAAATATTCCCTGTTTAATGATAGAAAATGGTAAGGTTTCTTATTCAGAATTAGTAGCGCTAGGAACAACACCAGGAGAACTGTTATTTACAGAGATTACATCTGTCATAAAAAATATTTCAAGTACTGGAACAAAACCTTTAAGTATAAAAAATAAAGCAAAACTTATGGGAGTGGCTCCTATAGCATTAGATTGGTCTTTTTATCAAGAAAATGGAGCTCATTTATTTAAAGCTTCTGGGGTAATTTCTAATTTTGATACAGAAAAATTGGATTCTTTTTTAAAACCAAATTTACGAGCCCAAGCAGAAGGTACTATAGATGCTCTATATTTTACCATTAGTGGTGATGAGTTTGTTTCTTCAGGAGATTTAAAGATGAGCTATTCTGATTTTAGTTTTGTTGTCCTAAAAAAAGACCGATTAGGGGTTAACAAACTTTTGACGGCTCTCGTAAATATTTTTACAAATGACGGTTCTAAAACCGATGAATTTGGCTTTAGACACGGACAGATAAAAGTAGAAAGAGATCCTACAAAATCATTTTTTAATTATTTGTGGCTCAATGTAAAAGCCGGAATCCTACATACATTTACGGGGAACGGTAAAAAAGAGTAAACGTAATCGGATTAATAATAAAACGGAACAAGCCACTGTCTTCAGGGGTTCTATGCTAATTTTATTGAAAATTTAAGACATGGAAGATATGGGAGTCATTTCAACAGATAAAAATAAAATTACGCTGTTTTACAATTCAGAAAGCAGCATAGGAAAACAATGTTATGGCTATGTACAAGCTTCTGATAAAGAGGTACTGGGCGTAGATATTTCTAAAACGAATATTACAGGCACCCAATGGGCAGAACTTGCCGAAAAATTAGGTATTCCAGTTAAAGAGCTAATAGATGTAAAACATGCAGATTTTGTAAAGCTATATGGTGATAAAGACATCGTTATGGAAGATCATGATTGGATGAAAATATTAGATAAGAACCCAACATTAGTACAGTTTCCTGTTTTAGTATTTGGTGAAAATTATTATCAGCTTACTTCAGGGGCAGATTTTAAAAAGTACCTTGAAGCAAACAGTGCAGGAATTGATAAAAAATAAATACTATAAAATTTGGATCAAGTAAAACCAAGAAAACGATACAAGAAGAAAAGGTACATTGTACCAATAACTATAATTACATTATTACTTATAGGAAGGCTACTATTACCATTTTTTGTGAAGAAATATGTTAATGATGTACTGGCAGATATTCCGGGATATTATGG
This genomic stretch from Cellulophaga algicola DSM 14237 harbors:
- a CDS encoding arsenate reductase family protein produces the protein MEDMGVISTDKNKITLFYNSESSIGKQCYGYVQASDKEVLGVDISKTNITGTQWAELAEKLGIPVKELIDVKHADFVKLYGDKDIVMEDHDWMKILDKNPTLVQFPVLVFGENYYQLTSGADFKKYLEANSAGIDKK